A window of the Cannabis sativa cultivar Pink pepper isolate KNU-18-1 chromosome X, ASM2916894v1, whole genome shotgun sequence genome harbors these coding sequences:
- the LOC115715121 gene encoding uncharacterized protein LOC115715121 — translation MKATPRRHQQVASSPFLRSGRATTDFVPEVNPSNRGDDFATKSATTPKSNPAFNLAKSHPKQKGIVIYDNQEEDEELINAELKRKRFAIDKSNPVILGQNLIRGHGIEISSSGSEDNMGPIDVNENIESKNVNVEVVERIKAQLSFEGCFCVEAQGHKAGIALLWKVQEEVRLLQYGHNFIDAEIIQQHSTPWRLTGIYGEPNRSLRFNTWKLIHDLATLSQLPWCLIGDLNNIGSQSEKKGGRPYPAALISGFQEVLQSCDLIDLELQGHPFTWERSKGTSNSVEISLDKALVSHVWLQSFPQATLTNGDFSSSDHTPIFLEPKPPWLPTKKYFFRYENCWSREPLCSQLVEDCLKNNAMLTLAERIKACSVALDSWGHTLTGNFKKRLSKTQQELYWKQRSKQHWLHGGDKNSKYFHAYASNRKRNNQIHSLQDSRGVMKDWDSGLETNNDLLQPIQDEEVKQALFQMHPDKAPDPDGMGPGFYQTHWAIVGKDVIKFVNDFFISGNFPSGINETNLVLIPKKKNFSSMSDLRPIALCNVLYKVAAKVLANRMRHIIDKVISDTQSAFIPGRLISDNVMVAFEIMHYLKRKMKGKKGYMALKLDMSKAYDRAEWGYLHAIMARMGFADRWINLIMQCVSSVRYTIVHSGRTIRPIAPTRGIRQGDPLSTYLFIICVEGFSSLIQQSETNGSLRGIRVAHRPLPITHMLFADDSYLFCQATNEAANTLLHILHFFEIASGQKVNASKSNVFFSPNTSSSARDSICSILGMVEASEGSHYLGLFNIIGRNKNAIMGFLKNKVINRLNTWHDKFLSRAGKEILLKTVIQSLPTYAMSVFLIPSGTIDEIEKLMARFWWKTSSSKWNGIIWMSWERMATHKHNGGMGFRHLSDFNLAMLAKQGWRLLCNPNSLASRVYKAKYFPNSDFLRADLGSNPSFIWRSIWSAQKLIKLGARRTIRTGIHTSILDHPWLPDKDNLYVTTTNPGLSNQSVSALLSIDSCSWDHDLVTDMFNHRDAPLILGPPLSSSNLDDDCWYWTGESNGSFSVSSAYSLLQQSKHPRPAANNFGFWKELWQLKIPPKVKTMLWRAVTNCLPTCLNLVIKHVNVSVLCPMCDGQPENTSHALIECPLAAAC, via the exons ATGAAGGCTACACCACGACGGCATCAGCAGGTTGCTTCATCTCCTTTCCTCCGTTCAGGCAGAGCCACCACTGATTTCGTCCCAGAAGTCAATCCCTCAAATCGTGGAGATGATTTTGCCACCAAATCAGCAACGACTCCCAAATCAAATCCAGCATTTAATCTTGCAAAATCACATCCCAAACAAAAGGGAATTGTGATTTATGACAATCAAGAAGAGGATGAAGAATTGATAAATGCTGAACTTAAAAGGAAACGTTTTGCTATTGACAAAAGCAATCCTGTTATATTGGGTCAAAACTTGATACGTGGACATGGAATTGAGATTTCATCAAGTGGCAGTGAAGATAATATGGGCCCAATTGATGTTAATGAGAATATTGAGTCAAAAAATGTGAATGTG GAAGTggtagaaagaataaaagccCAATTAAGTTTTgaaggttgtttttgtgttgaggCCCAAGGTCATAAAGCTGGCATTGCTTTACTTTGGAAAGTCCAAGAGGAGGTTCGGCTTCTCCAGTACGGTCACAACTTCATTGATGCTGAAATTATTCAGCAACATTCAACTCCATGGCGTCTTACTGGTATCTACGGTGAGCCAAATAGGAGCTTGCGGTTCAACACATGGAAGCTTATTCATGATCTTGCTACTCTCTCTCAACTTCCATGGTGCTTAATTGGAGACCTTAACAATATTGGAAGCCAATCCGAAAAGAAAGGAGGCCGACCCTATCCGGCCGCCCTCATTTCTGGGTTCCAAGAAGTCTTACAGAGCTGTGATTTGATCGATCTTGAACTCCAGGGACATCCTTTTACTTGGGAACGTAGCAAAGGTACTTCTAATAGTGTTGAAATTAGTCTTGATAAAGCTCTTGTTTCTCATGTTTGGCTTCAATCTTTTCCACAAGCTACGCTCACTAATGGGGATTTTTCATCTTCGGATCACACCCCCATCTTTCTTGAACCAAAACCACCTTGGCTGCcaactaaaaaatatttttttcggtATGAAAATTGTTGGAGCCGAGAGCCTCTTTGCTCTCAGCTTGTTGAAGATTGCTTGAAAAATAATGCTATGCTCACTCTTGCTGAAAGAATCAAAGCCTGTAGCGTTGCTTTGGATTCATGGGGCCACACTCTTACCGGTAATTTCAAGAAGCGCCTCTCTAAAA CACAACAAGAGCTTTATTGGAAGCAAAGGTCTAAGCAACATTGGTTACATGGAGGAGATAAAAATAGCAAATATTTTCATGCCTATGCTAGCAACCGGAAACGTAATAATCAAATCCATTCTTTGCAAGATAGCCGTGGTGTTATGAAGGACTGGGATTCTGGGCTAGAAACT AATAATGATCTTTTACAGCCCATCCAAGACGAGGAGGTCAAGCAAGCATTGTTTCAAATGCATCCTGACAAAGCGCCAGATCCTGATGGCATGGGTCCGGGTTTCTATCAAACTCATTGGGCTATAGTTGGTAAGGATGTTATTAAGTTTGTTAATGACTTTTTCATCTCAGGCAACTTTCCCTCTGGGATCAATGAAACTAATCTTGTTTTAATCCCGAAGAAGAAGAATTTCTCTTCTATGTCTGATCTTCGCCCTATTGCGTTATGTAATGTTCTTTACAAAGTGGCGGCTAAGGTTCTTGCTAATAGGATGCGACATATTATTGATAAGGTAATCTCCGATACACAAAGTGCTTTCATTCCTGGGCGTCTTATTTCTGACAATGTCATGGTGGCTTTTGAAATTATGCATtacttgaaaagaaaaatgaaagggAAAAAAGGCTACATGGCTCTTAAACTAGACATGAGCAAAGCCTATGATCGTGCTGAATGGGGTTATCTTCATGCTATAATGGCTAGAATGGGCTTTGCTGATAGATGGATAAATCTGATCATGCAATGTGTGTCTTCAGTCAGATATACCATTGTCCACAGCGGTCGCACTATTAGACCTATTGCTCCTACCCGTGGAATTCGTCAAGGGGACCCTCTCTCCACCTATCTCTTTATCATTTGTGTAGAAGGGTTCTCCTCTCTGATTCAACAATCCGAAACTAATGGCAGTCTGCGTGGTATTCGTGTTGCTCATCGTCCTCTTCCCATTACTCACATGCTTTTTGCTGACGATAGTTATTTGTTTTGCCAAGCTACAAATGAGGCAGCCAACACTCTTCTCCATATACTCCACTTCTTTGAGATTGCTTCTGGTCAGAAAGTCAATGCATCAAAGTCTAACGTCTTCTTCAGTCCAAATACAAGCTCCTCTGCTCGTGATAGTATCTGTAGCATTCTGGGCATGGTTGAAGCTTCTGAAGGTAGCCATTATTTAGGCCTTTTCAATATCATTGGCCGAAATAAAAATGCTATTATGGGGTTCCTCAAAAATAAGGTTATCAATCGGCTGAACACTTGGCACGACAAGTTTCTTTCTAGAGCGGGCAAGGAAATTCTTCTCAAAACGGTAATTCAATCTCTCCCTACTTATGCCATGAGCGTGTTTCTAATTCCTAGTGGTACTATTGATGAGATTGAAAAACTTATGGCTCGGTTCTGGTGGAAAACAAGCTCAAGCAAATGGAATGGAATTATATGGATGTCATGGGAGAGAATGGCTACTCACAAACACAATGGGGGAATGGGCTTTCGACATTTAAGTGACTTCAACCTTGCTATGCTTGCTAAACAAGGGTGGAGACTCTTATGTAACCCAAACTCTCTTGCTAGCCGGGTTTATAAAGCAAAATATTTCCCTAATTCCGACTTCCTACGAGCGGATCTTGGATCCAACCCCAGCTTTATTTGGCGCAGTATCTGGAGCGCCCAAAAGCTCATCAAATTAGGAGCTCGACGCACTATCCGAACTGGTATACACACTAGCATCCTTGACCATCCATGGCTCCCCGACAAGGACAATCTGTATGTCACGACAACCAATCCTGGGCTCTCAAACCAGTCAGTTTCTGCTCTTTTATCGATTGATTCCTGCAGCTGGGATCATGATCTTGTCACTGATATGTTTAACCATCGAGATGCTCCATTGATCCTCGGTCCCCCGCTGAGTTCTAGTAATCTTGACGATGACTGCTGGTATTGGACAGGCGAATCAAATGGGAGTTTTAGTGTTAGCAGTGCGTACTCTCTTTTGCAGCAAAGTAAGCACCCTCGGCCAGCGGCTAACAACTTTGGATTTTGGAAAGAGTTGTGGCAGCTGAAAATACCTCCAAAGGTTAAGACTATGTTGTGGCGTGCCGTCACAAACTGCCTCCCCACATGCCTAAACCTTGTCATCAAACATGTGAATGTCTCTGTCCTTTGTCCCATGTGTGATGGCCAACCCGAAAACACTTCTCATGCTTTGATTGAGTGCCCACTAGCTGCTGCATGCTAG